The following are encoded in a window of Staphylospora marina genomic DNA:
- a CDS encoding ParA family protein — protein MGKVIAVANQKGGVGKTTTSINLAAGIARLGRKVLIVDIDPQGNTTSGLGINKADVKQCVYNVLLDEVPASQVILETDTPGLHIIPATIQLAGVEIELSQAISRELRLKWALQPMREVYDYIFVDCPPSLGIITLNALTAADSVLIPIQAEFYALEGLGQLLNTIRLVQKHLNKHLEIEGVLLTMFDARTNLSVQVMDEVKKYFQKKVYETVIPRNVRLSEAPSHGQPIMTYDGRSRGAECYMELAKEVVMMNER, from the coding sequence ATGGGGAAAGTGATTGCGGTGGCCAATCAGAAAGGCGGTGTGGGCAAAACCACCACATCGATCAATCTGGCGGCAGGGATTGCCCGTTTGGGCCGAAAAGTACTGATCGTGGACATCGACCCGCAAGGGAACACCACCAGTGGATTGGGCATCAACAAGGCGGATGTCAAACAGTGCGTCTACAACGTGCTGTTGGATGAGGTGCCGGCCTCCCAAGTGATATTGGAGACCGATACTCCCGGCTTGCACATCATCCCGGCGACCATCCAGCTGGCCGGTGTGGAAATCGAATTGTCACAAGCCATCTCTCGCGAGTTGCGTCTCAAGTGGGCTTTGCAACCGATGAGAGAGGTGTACGATTACATTTTTGTGGATTGTCCACCTTCTTTGGGCATCATCACCTTGAATGCCCTGACGGCGGCCGATTCGGTGTTGATCCCCATCCAGGCGGAGTTTTATGCTTTGGAAGGGCTGGGGCAACTGTTGAACACCATCCGGCTCGTACAAAAACACTTGAACAAGCACCTGGAGATTGAAGGGGTGCTGTTGACCATGTTTGACGCACGAACCAACTTGTCGGTTCAGGTGATGGATGAAGTGAAGAAATACTTCCAGAAGAAAGTGTACGAGACCGTGATTCCCCGCAATGTTCGTCTGAGCGAAGCTCCCAGTCACGGCCAGCCGATCATGACGTACGACGGTCGCTCGCGGGGAGCGGAGTGTTACATGGAATTGGCGAAGGAAGTGGTGATGATGAATGAGCGGTAA
- the noc gene encoding nucleoid occlusion protein, translating into MKEPFSRWFGLMEKEPEQEQVKQIPVDQITPSPYQPRSVFDDDRIEELCQTIQLHGVIQPIVVRKRDRKFELVAGERRWRAVKRLNWKTIPAVVREMSDSQAASAALIENLQREGLTAIEEAHAYQKLIELHQLTQESLAQRLGKGQSTIANKLRLLQLPKAVQDELLKRTITERHARALLSLKDEDTQLSVLREILEKDLNVKQTEERVRRWLEPKETSAKPKRKAFSRDVRIAVNTIRQSVVMVKQTGMNVETDERETETHYELVIRIPKQHG; encoded by the coding sequence ATGAAAGAACCCTTCAGCCGCTGGTTTGGCCTGATGGAAAAAGAGCCGGAACAAGAGCAGGTCAAGCAAATCCCCGTTGATCAAATCACACCGAGCCCTTATCAACCCCGGAGTGTGTTCGATGATGATCGAATCGAAGAATTGTGTCAGACCATTCAGCTTCACGGTGTGATTCAGCCGATTGTCGTGCGAAAACGGGACCGGAAATTTGAATTGGTCGCAGGCGAACGGCGTTGGAGAGCGGTCAAGCGCTTGAACTGGAAGACCATTCCGGCCGTGGTGCGGGAGATGAGCGACAGCCAGGCCGCTTCCGCCGCCCTGATCGAAAATCTGCAGCGCGAAGGCTTGACGGCGATTGAAGAAGCACATGCCTATCAAAAATTGATTGAGCTTCATCAATTGACCCAAGAAAGTCTGGCCCAGCGCTTGGGGAAAGGGCAATCCACCATTGCCAACAAGTTGAGATTGCTTCAACTTCCCAAAGCGGTGCAGGACGAATTGTTGAAACGCACCATCACCGAGCGTCATGCCCGCGCCCTGTTGTCGCTGAAGGATGAAGATACCCAGCTGTCGGTGCTGCGGGAGATCCTCGAAAAAGATCTCAACGTCAAGCAAACGGAAGAACGGGTCCGGCGATGGCTTGAGCCCAAAGAAACGTCCGCCAAACCGAAAAGGAAAGCGTTCTCCCGGGATGTGCGCATCGCCGTCAACACCATTCGCCAGTCGGTCGTGATGGTGAAACAGACGGGCATGAATGTGGAGACGGATGAACGGGAAACCGAGACTCACTATGAACTGGTCATCCGTATTCCCAAACAGCATGGATGA